TCGGCCAATAACAAAGCCCATACCACACGTGTATAATAGGAAGGCAGATATCCTTTTATATAGCTATCCTGTCTCCAACTGCCGTCCGTTTCCAGGATATCCAGTAAACGATCCACTGCAAGTCGTAAGGCTTCATGATAATGGTCACAATTCATCTTTAGAATCGCCGCCGTCAGGCCCAGTACAATTTGCCCGGTGTCAAACACATTCGGGGGCAACTTCCCTCCCACTCCACCAGGAAAATGACCGTCTTTCAACTGAATAGAACAAAGCCAATCCGCACATGAAAGCGCATATCCGGTCATTTGGGGATTGCCTGTTTTTTCGGCAATATCCAGCAACGTCGGAATAAGATAGCCCGTTGTTTCGGGGTACGCAGGTGCCCAGCCGTTGAAAGGTTGATAGAAGGCTGCTGATCCTTTGCCACTACAGACCTCAATACTTTGAACCAGCCAGTTTTGAGCTGCAGCAACCTGCCTTGGGGAAACTACATTGTCCATGCTCAATAGGCTTTGTTGAATAAAATGCTCAATATGGCCAGCCACTTATTACTTGTTTTTGAAATACAATAATAGGGAACACGCTCCCCTCCAAAGGATCGGAGTGACGATTCGATCCCCGGTAAAATACTGCCGCAAAAATCGACGTTTAAATTCCACTCCGCGGCATCCTGGATGGCCTGCCAATACAAGAGGTACAAAGCTCCGCTTTTTTTCAAAACCGGATCAATACCGGTCAACAAGATATAAGCCGTTGAATGATCCATAACGAGGTAAAGCCCTGCATGGACCGCCCCACTATCGTTATCTTTGGCGAGGTAGATATGTCGGGCTTCTTTTTTCGTCAAAGTGGCATCCAATCTTTTAAGCAGCTCAAAATCAAAAGAAGGTTTTACCCCTTTCCTTTCGAAGGAAGATTGATTGATTTTATAAAAATCATCCAGGCTTCCCGCTTTTTCCACTTTCACCTGCTGTGTTGCCTTTCGAATTTCTGTCCGCACGGAATATTTAAAATCCTGGAAAACCTGCTCCTGGTTTACAGGTCGATGGATACGGTAAGTAAAGTAAGGAGTTGCCTTATAACCTTCCCACATGAAAGGCAGACTATTTTTAAGGGAAGGGAAATAAGTTTGGTAAAATAGGGCTGTCCGGGGCAATTGAGCCACCAGGTCAGACAATATGGAAGTTTCTATATTGTATCGGCTCACCCTTTTGAGTTTGTCTTCTTCTGGAAAACGCATCCACGGCCCCATGTAATCCGTTAGGGGTGGCATAGTAATGCGCTTCATTCCAAAACTGCTTTTAAAGTAATAAGGGAGTATTCCTGCTATTTCCCCTTCCTTATCAAAAGACAGGCAGAGCTCCCAATTTGCGGGGCCGCACACCGCATCCAACCACCAGGGCTGCATCTGCAATGGCAGATTCACCTGTTCACAAAAAAGAATGTATTGTTCTTTATGATCCACAAAACGTATCTTTGACCCGGTTTAATTGCAAAAATTCAATGCTGATATTATTACTCAACTGGCTTTTTATCTTTATCACTACCTACGCAATTGGCTATGGTGGGTTACAATTGCTAAACAAGGTTTTCAGTCTCGATGGGAATTTACGTTTGCATCCAGCCCTGATGTCCCTGTCAGGATTGGCCATGATCACCACTGCCGCAAATTATGTTTCCCTTTTTTCCCGCATAAGCCTGGCCTTCCTGATCGGCCTTTCCCTTTTGAGCATGCTCAGTCTTTTGCTAAATTGGAAAAACATCAAAAATTCCTTCTCTGGGATAAAATTAAAAAATATTCATCCGCTCACAGTATTTTTTGGCGTGGCATTTTTGATCATCGCATTTATTAAATCTTCCGGGCCGACTGAAATATGGGATGAAGGCCAATACTTTCTACCCCTTATCAGGTGGATAGAAACTTACCCGGCCATTCCGGGAACAGCCCTTTTTCACGATCGGATGGGGTACAATTCCGCCTTTCACATGAGCAGCGCCGTTTACAGTTTTGCTTTTTGGTTTAAAGGCGGGCTTTACGATCTGAACTCCTTTTTATTTATCCTGATAAACTTCTATTTTTTATCCGGCATCAATCGCATACTGAAAAAAAACTTTAATTATCCTTTGCATGATTACCTTATGCTTTTCGCCTGCATTGCCCTGTATCGTCAATTGCTGACCAGTATGGATTCTGATTACCCTCATGTTTTTATAGGGTTGGTTTTATTGCTTTTGTTCATTGAAAAATCGGATGATTACAGTTTGAAAAAATGGGATATCCGTGCCGTTATTATCCTCCTGCTTTCCTTTTACCTCGTTACGGTAAAATTTCTGGCGGTTTATTTTTTCCTGTTCCTGGGCGTAATGTTATACTTCCAGCTGAGACAAAGGAAGTTAAAAACAATTGGGGCAGCGGTTATTACAGGTTTTTTATTCATTTTGCCCTGGCTGGTAAGAAATGTAATCCTGACGGGCTACCTGGTTTATCCTGTTTACCAATTTGATTTCTTCAATGTTGATTGGAAGATCCCTCTGGAAATGGCAAGAAACAATTTCCTATATGTGGGCGAGCATGCAAAAACCCTGGTGGAGCGGCATACTCTATACTACGATGGGGCTACGAACGTACCCGTTTCCGTTTGGCTGCCCGAGTGGTGGAATCATCATGCCACGATCAACATCAGCGCCGTAATTACGGCTATAGTCTTTCCCCCTACCATAATTGTGTTACTGATCCTTTTAGCCACAAAATTCAAAATAATGGCGCGGGAAAACATTGGACATATCGTGGCTATTGTGATCACCATGATATTTCTGATTTTTTGGTTTTTTCAATATCCAAACGTGCGTTTTGGCTGGGCCTGGATACTCTTTGCAATCGTTTTTACGCTGGTAAAGACCAATGAGCAATTGTTACGTATCCCCTGGAAAATGATCAGGATCGTTACAATGATCCTTTTTTCGCTGAGTCTTTTCCGCGGCACCTGGAAAAGCGTAAAAGAAGCCGACCATGTGATGGAATTCCTGGTTTCTCCCCATGAGGTGACCCAATTAACGAATTATACTACAAAACAAATTGGCCCTTATGAAGTCAGCATGGCTTTGGATATGCACTGCTGGGGGCAAACGCCGCCATGTATGCCTTCGTATTATGATCCCTTAAAGATTGTTCCTCGCGGAAAAGATATCAAAGCAGGATTTAAACTAGAAAAATAGCACAGATGCGTATCCTCATCCTGAATGTTCAGTATTATCCGGTGGTCAATCCCAACGTTTATCGATGGGGAGCCATTGCCGAGTATTGGGTGGAACAGGGTCATGAAGTTCATATTGTTTGCAGCAAGCGCACCGGGTTACCCAAATCATCCATCATTAATAAGGTTCATGTACATCGCACCGGTCACAGCACTTTACTGGATTTTACCTTAAATCTTTTCAGGATAATAAACAGGCGGGGAATTTCAGACTTAACCCCTAAGAAAGGCTCCGGATTTTTAAGAAATTTTCTGGAAAGAATAATTGACGGTACCTGGAGAAAATTATACTGGCCTGATGGCAGTTGCCCATGGTATTTTCCAGCTAAAAAAAAGGCGATTGCTTTACATCGGGTACATAATTTTGACGGGATCATCACGGTAGGCCTGCCCTTTACCGCTCACCTGGTGGGCCTGGCTTTCAAAAAGCGTTTCCCACTTGTTCACTGGCACATGGATATTGAAGATCCTTTCTGCTTTTCAAAGGAGTTCTTTGTGAATAATTTCAGGCTTTACGACAAGCTCAATCACCAGGTCGAACGAAAAGCATTTCAAAAAGCAGACACCATTTCCCTAACTGTCCAATCGGCCAGGGAACAATATGAAGCTTTATTCCCTGAATCGAAGGACAAAATTTCGATCATCCCTCCCCTCTTCAACCTGCCTGAAGCCACCGAAAAAACGGAATGGTTTGACCAGGACAAAATCCACCTTGCCTATTTCGGATCCTTTTATGAAAACGTTAGGTCACCTTTGAGTTTATTATTGATTATCAAGCAATTAGTTCAAAAAAACTCAACCATATTCTCAACCTTTCATTTTCATATTTTTGGAGAAATTGATCCAAAGACCAAAATGGTCTTTGAGGGATATCCTGAATTGTCCTCTTTGCTCACTTTTCATGGATTGATCGATCGCTCCAAAGTTGGATCGGCAATGAAGCAGGCGGATTTTTTGATCAACATAGGTAATACTACTCCTTATCACCTGCCCAGCAAAAGTGTGGATTACCTGATGAGCGGAAAGCCGATCATCAATATTTGTCAAAATCAAAACGACACTTTCAAATTTTTTTTAAAAGACTATCCATTGATCGTTAATATTGAAGGATGGAAAGAGGATTACGAAACGGCCTCCAACACTATGTTTGATTTCATCCGAAAAAATAAAGGCAGGAAGGTTGAGGCTGGTTTTTTAAATGAGTGCATCGTTCCGCACAAAACCGAGTCCATAGCTCAAAACTATTTCAACTTAATCGCTAAGGAACGTGGCTAATCGCCCTGTATATTCTCCTTCTCCGCTGCGTGCCCGCGCCAACAAATTTTGGTGAATATTTCTATACCTTTCCGGATCATTGATAAGATCCAGTATAGCCTTTTTTAGGGCAAAGGCTTCGGGGGCGATAAAAACAGCTTGTTCAGGGGTCAGTTGTTCCGGCAATCCACCGACATTGGTACAGATCATTGGGATGGCCGCACCAATCCCTAAAGTAACAATACCTGACTGTGAAGCTTCCCTATAAGGCAATACGAGAATATCATGGCTGTTTAACAAATCATCAATTTCCGTATCCTCCAACCAACGGCCGACCCAGTTTACCGAAACCTCACCCATTTTGTCAGGCTTAAAACCGGAATAATTTCGGCCGGCAATGGTAACTTGTCCCAAACGATCGCCGGGAAATCCGTTTAAAGCTTCAAGCAACAAGTCAACGCCCTTATACTCCACAATCCTTCCCAGAAACAACAAAGAAGGCCTTTCCGGTAAATACCTGTCTTTGATCACCGGGGAACCGATCCTCAACAGTGGATGAGGAATAATGCATGTTTTAGCGGTAAAGCCTATTTTTTCCCTGGTCAATTCCTGCACATACCTGGACAGGAAAACCAGTTTATCCGCATTTCGGATGCAAAAATTTAACATTTTTTGATCCCAGTTATGTTGTTCCCCTTGATGAAGCACTCCATCGTGCACGGTAAAAACCACTTCAAGTCCCCAAATTTTGCACCATAACAACAACACGGGATTCCAATGATGAAATACAGGAAAATAGGCCCCCCGGAATCCTTTGGTCTTCACCAGTTTCATCACTTTGATACACAACCAGGGCAAGTTCAGAAGAGAGTTAAATACAAATTCAAGACTATTGCGATAAGTTCTGATCTTGTGATTATCTTTGGGCAGCACTTCGGGGGAATACCTGGACACAAATATGGATTTTTCAAAACCATGCAGTGCATTGACCATGTTTGTGGCATATGGAATGCACCCCGTTCGGCTTAACATAAAAACCAGTATTTTGGGTTTTTGATCGGGCATTATTTACTGAATTAAGTTCAATCTTGAAAAAAATA
This sequence is a window from Lewinellaceae bacterium. Protein-coding genes within it:
- a CDS encoding GNAT family N-acetyltransferase, with the translated sequence MDHKEQYILFCEQVNLPLQMQPWWLDAVCGPANWELCLSFDKEGEIAGILPYYFKSSFGMKRITMPPLTDYMGPWMRFPEEDKLKRVSRYNIETSILSDLVAQLPRTALFYQTYFPSLKNSLPFMWEGYKATPYFTYRIHRPVNQEQVFQDFKYSVRTEIRKATQQVKVEKAGSLDDFYKINQSSFERKGVKPSFDFELLKRLDATLTKKEARHIYLAKDNDSGAVHAGLYLVMDHSTAYILLTGIDPVLKKSGALYLLYWQAIQDAAEWNLNVDFCGSILPGIESSLRSFGGERVPYYCISKTSNKWLAILSILFNKAY
- a CDS encoding glycosyltransferase family 4 protein, which translates into the protein MLSRTGCIPYATNMVNALHGFEKSIFVSRYSPEVLPKDNHKIRTYRNSLEFVFNSLLNLPWLCIKVMKLVKTKGFRGAYFPVFHHWNPVLLLWCKIWGLEVVFTVHDGVLHQGEQHNWDQKMLNFCIRNADKLVFLSRYVQELTREKIGFTAKTCIIPHPLLRIGSPVIKDRYLPERPSLLFLGRIVEYKGVDLLLEALNGFPGDRLGQVTIAGRNYSGFKPDKMGEVSVNWVGRWLEDTEIDDLLNSHDILVLPYREASQSGIVTLGIGAAIPMICTNVGGLPEQLTPEQAVFIAPEAFALKKAILDLINDPERYRNIHQNLLARARSGEGEYTGRLATFLSD
- a CDS encoding glycosyltransferase, with protein sequence MRILILNVQYYPVVNPNVYRWGAIAEYWVEQGHEVHIVCSKRTGLPKSSIINKVHVHRTGHSTLLDFTLNLFRIINRRGISDLTPKKGSGFLRNFLERIIDGTWRKLYWPDGSCPWYFPAKKKAIALHRVHNFDGIITVGLPFTAHLVGLAFKKRFPLVHWHMDIEDPFCFSKEFFVNNFRLYDKLNHQVERKAFQKADTISLTVQSAREQYEALFPESKDKISIIPPLFNLPEATEKTEWFDQDKIHLAYFGSFYENVRSPLSLLLIIKQLVQKNSTIFSTFHFHIFGEIDPKTKMVFEGYPELSSLLTFHGLIDRSKVGSAMKQADFLINIGNTTPYHLPSKSVDYLMSGKPIINICQNQNDTFKFFLKDYPLIVNIEGWKEDYETASNTMFDFIRKNKGRKVEAGFLNECIVPHKTESIAQNYFNLIAKERG